Proteins encoded together in one Candidatus Sulfotelmatobacter sp. window:
- a CDS encoding response regulator, with product MSRAKARILCIDDHWNGLIGRKMLLEESGYEVLEATGGDEGLKLFRTHAVDAVVVDYQMPGMNGDVVAAKIKRINAHVPIMLLSAYGPLPAHKLNSVDSFVSKSQPPNILLSSLQDLLGDHRKPFFSRWLDHWKSRNPRVSH from the coding sequence GTGTCTCGCGCAAAGGCAAGAATTCTCTGCATTGACGACCATTGGAATGGGCTCATTGGACGAAAAATGCTGCTGGAAGAGAGCGGTTACGAAGTCTTGGAGGCGACCGGCGGCGATGAAGGATTGAAGCTGTTCCGCACCCATGCCGTAGATGCGGTGGTTGTGGACTACCAAATGCCGGGGATGAACGGAGATGTTGTGGCCGCGAAGATAAAACGGATCAATGCCCACGTCCCAATCATGCTTCTATCGGCCTATGGCCCTTTGCCCGCCCACAAACTGAATTCGGTAGATTCGTTTGTGTCCAAATCGCAGCCACCCAACATTCTGCTCTCGAGCTTGCAGGATTTATTGGGTGACCATCGCAAGCCCTTCTTCTCCCGCTGGCTCGATCACTGGAAGAGCCGAAACCCAAGGGTGAGCCATTGA
- a CDS encoding OmpA family protein — translation MKTKKMETKMSISALKSMLPWLLVCTVMSVTLPHPAFAQQSSSTAPAQGAAATSSQTASSDDREPIKADTPQNFWDGDDPNVVNLVTHPFASKKYVQRHVAPIRDRINELDELTSENGKAIKDVDMRAQQGIQLASEKSSLADQHANDAGNKAQLAQTAATQASARVASTEQMVGNLDQYKGTGQTEIRFRTGQTMLSKAAKDALDAMATPLKDQRSYIIEVSGYAPGRGQAAIASSQKMADSVVRYLVLSHQIPVYRIYVLSMGNAPAGGSDTAKRSSGGRVEVSLMRNDLMGSTQH, via the coding sequence ATGAAAACAAAGAAAATGGAAACAAAGATGTCGATCTCCGCGCTGAAGTCCATGCTGCCTTGGTTGCTCGTATGCACGGTAATGTCCGTCACGTTGCCACATCCGGCGTTCGCACAGCAATCTTCTTCCACAGCTCCCGCTCAGGGCGCTGCTGCGACCTCCTCTCAGACCGCGAGTTCCGATGACCGAGAGCCAATCAAGGCCGATACTCCGCAGAATTTCTGGGATGGCGACGATCCGAATGTGGTGAATCTGGTGACGCATCCATTTGCCAGCAAAAAATATGTGCAGCGGCATGTGGCTCCCATCCGGGACCGGATCAATGAACTGGATGAGCTGACCTCGGAAAATGGCAAGGCAATCAAGGATGTGGATATGCGCGCTCAGCAGGGTATTCAGCTGGCGTCGGAAAAATCCAGTTTGGCGGATCAACATGCGAACGATGCCGGCAACAAGGCGCAACTTGCGCAGACGGCTGCAACCCAGGCATCTGCACGCGTTGCATCGACCGAGCAGATGGTGGGCAACCTCGATCAGTACAAGGGAACCGGCCAAACCGAAATTCGCTTTCGCACGGGTCAGACCATGTTGAGCAAGGCCGCTAAAGATGCACTGGACGCAATGGCAACTCCGCTCAAGGACCAACGCAGCTACATCATCGAAGTGAGCGGATATGCTCCCGGCAGGGGGCAGGCGGCCATTGCGAGTTCCCAGAAGATGGCGGATTCGGTAGTGCGTTATCTGGTTCTCAGTCACCAGATTCCGGTGTACCGCATTTATGTGTTGAGCATGGGCAACGCGCCGGCCGGCGGCAGCGATACGGCGAAGCGTAGCAGCGGAGGGCGAGTCGAAGTCAGCCTGATGAGAAACGATCTTATGGGTTCGACGCAACACTGA
- a CDS encoding aminotransferase class III-fold pyridoxal phosphate-dependent enzyme produces MTTATVNPAMSGQEIIDLTKKHTLFEWSAQSKVDPIPVAKAKGIYFWTPEGKRFIDFNSQLMSVNIGHGDERVIAAIHEQAQTLAYANPFMATEPRARLGAKLAEITPGDIDTFFFTNGGAEANENAIKLARFFTGRHKIMARYRSYHGATAGAISLTGDPRRWPAEPGIPGVVRVLDPYHGIERGWESAETSLTMIEETMQLEGPQTIAAFILETVVGTNGILIPPDGYMQGVRTLCDKYGILMIADEVMAGFGRTGEWFAIDHWKVVPDLICMAKGLTASYLPLGAVGMRHHIAQHFQDKVFYGGLTYNSHPMGCAAALATIRVYEEDKLIENSRKMGAIMKDLGAELQAKHPSVGAVRSIGLFGIVELVRSRKTRQPMAPFNGTSEEMGALGRFFREQGLYTIVRWNSFYTNPPLCINEAQLREAFAIIDKGLEITDRAVKD; encoded by the coding sequence ATGACTACAGCAACCGTGAATCCCGCCATGTCCGGCCAGGAAATCATTGATCTCACCAAGAAGCACACGCTGTTTGAGTGGTCGGCGCAATCGAAGGTCGATCCCATTCCTGTGGCCAAGGCGAAGGGCATTTATTTCTGGACGCCCGAAGGCAAGCGCTTCATCGACTTCAACAGTCAGTTGATGTCGGTGAACATTGGACACGGCGATGAACGTGTGATCGCGGCGATTCATGAGCAGGCACAAACGCTCGCTTACGCGAATCCGTTTATGGCGACCGAGCCGCGGGCGCGCCTGGGTGCGAAGCTCGCGGAAATCACTCCGGGCGACATCGACACTTTTTTCTTCACGAATGGCGGCGCTGAGGCCAACGAGAATGCCATCAAGCTCGCGCGCTTTTTCACCGGCCGGCACAAGATTATGGCCCGCTATCGTTCTTATCATGGGGCAACGGCGGGAGCCATTTCGCTCACCGGCGATCCGCGTCGATGGCCCGCTGAACCGGGGATTCCGGGAGTGGTGCGCGTGCTGGATCCTTATCACGGCATCGAGCGCGGCTGGGAGTCGGCTGAAACTTCGCTCACGATGATTGAGGAGACCATGCAACTCGAAGGCCCGCAGACGATTGCGGCTTTCATACTCGAAACAGTCGTCGGCACGAACGGCATACTCATTCCGCCCGACGGCTACATGCAAGGCGTGCGCACGCTTTGCGACAAATATGGCATCCTGATGATTGCCGATGAAGTTATGGCTGGGTTTGGGCGCACAGGCGAATGGTTCGCCATCGATCACTGGAAGGTGGTTCCGGACCTGATCTGCATGGCGAAAGGACTGACTGCGAGTTATCTCCCATTGGGAGCCGTGGGCATGCGGCACCACATCGCGCAACATTTTCAGGACAAGGTGTTCTACGGCGGGCTGACTTACAACTCGCATCCTATGGGATGCGCGGCGGCGCTGGCGACGATTCGCGTGTACGAGGAGGATAAGCTCATCGAAAATTCGCGGAAGATGGGCGCGATTATGAAAGACCTCGGAGCCGAGTTGCAGGCCAAGCATCCTTCGGTTGGCGCGGTGCGCTCAATTGGCTTGTTTGGGATCGTAGAGCTGGTGCGCAGCCGGAAGACGCGGCAGCCGATGGCTCCGTTCAACGGAACTTCGGAGGAGATGGGAGCGCTGGGCCGTTTCTTCCGGGAGCAGGGACTGTACACGATCGTGCGCTGGAACTCGTTCTACACCAACCCTCCGCTCTGCATCAATGAAGCGCAACTCCGAGAGGCATTCGCCATTATCGATAAGGGGCTGGAGATTACCGATAGAGCAGTAAAGGATTAA
- a CDS encoding CoA-acylating methylmalonate-semialdehyde dehydrogenase: MSVAAPPTTRLTNYINGQWTESRASEWRDVVNPATGEILATVPMAEAAEVNIAVEAAAAAFPEWRRTPPEDRIQPLFKLKMLLEEHIDDIARIITTENGKTFTEAKAEMRRAIENVEVACGIPMMMQGYNLEDVARGIDEMMIRQPIGVTAAIVPFNFPGMIAFWYLPYAIATGNTFILKPSERVPLTMRYVYELLAKTGLPKGVVSLVNGGKAVVDALIDHPKVRAISFVGSTPVARYIYARSGEQGKRCQCQGGAKNHVVVLPDADMPMATQIISDSAFGCAGQRCLAVSVAVTIGEAQKTFRDSIADAASKLRVGNGLEEGVQMGPVITPQSKERVESLIGVGEKQGAKVLIDGRGSKIPKYESGNFVKPTILDDVPATSDLADTEIFGPVLSLVHADNMDEALAFLERSAYGNQASLFTSSGSAARRFRYEAPAGNIGINIGVAAPMAYFPFSGWKNSFFGDLHGQGRDAIEFYTDKKVVVERWAKEHSRKF; this comes from the coding sequence ATGAGCGTAGCCGCACCCCCCACCACCAGGCTCACCAACTACATCAACGGCCAATGGACCGAGTCGCGCGCATCGGAATGGCGCGACGTCGTGAATCCGGCAACGGGCGAGATACTGGCCACCGTCCCCATGGCGGAGGCGGCAGAGGTGAACATTGCGGTCGAAGCCGCGGCGGCAGCGTTTCCCGAATGGCGGCGCACGCCACCGGAAGACCGCATTCAACCGCTGTTCAAGCTGAAGATGCTGCTGGAAGAGCACATCGACGACATCGCGCGCATTATCACGACGGAGAATGGCAAGACTTTCACTGAGGCGAAAGCTGAGATGCGGCGCGCCATCGAGAATGTCGAAGTGGCCTGCGGCATTCCGATGATGATGCAGGGCTACAACCTGGAAGATGTGGCTCGCGGCATCGACGAGATGATGATCCGGCAACCGATCGGCGTGACCGCTGCGATTGTGCCATTCAATTTTCCAGGCATGATCGCGTTCTGGTACTTGCCTTACGCCATCGCCACAGGGAATACATTCATTCTCAAGCCGAGCGAGCGCGTCCCGCTCACGATGCGTTATGTGTACGAGTTGCTGGCGAAGACTGGCCTGCCGAAGGGCGTGGTCAGCCTGGTGAATGGCGGCAAAGCGGTCGTGGATGCACTGATTGATCATCCCAAGGTACGAGCGATCAGTTTCGTCGGATCAACCCCGGTAGCGCGCTACATTTATGCGCGATCGGGCGAGCAAGGGAAACGCTGTCAATGCCAAGGCGGCGCGAAGAATCACGTGGTCGTGCTTCCGGATGCCGACATGCCGATGGCGACGCAGATCATCAGCGACAGCGCTTTCGGCTGCGCCGGGCAGCGTTGTCTCGCGGTGTCGGTAGCGGTCACGATTGGCGAAGCGCAGAAGACTTTTCGCGACTCGATTGCGGATGCTGCTTCGAAACTGCGCGTGGGCAATGGTCTTGAAGAGGGCGTGCAGATGGGTCCGGTAATTACGCCGCAGAGCAAAGAGCGCGTGGAGTCGCTGATCGGTGTCGGGGAAAAACAGGGCGCGAAGGTTCTGATCGACGGGCGCGGCTCGAAAATTCCGAAATACGAATCCGGAAATTTTGTGAAGCCGACGATTCTCGATGACGTCCCGGCGACGAGCGATCTCGCGGACACGGAAATCTTTGGTCCGGTGTTGAGCCTGGTCCACGCCGATAACATGGACGAAGCTCTGGCATTTCTCGAACGAAGCGCTTATGGGAATCAGGCATCGCTGTTTACGTCGAGCGGATCGGCGGCGCGGCGTTTTCGTTACGAGGCGCCGGCGGGAAATATCGGCATCAACATTGGAGTCGCCGCGCCCATGGCCTACTTCCCATTCAGCGGATGGAAGAATAGTTTCTTCGGCGATCTGCATGGGCAGGGGCGCGACGCTATCGAGTTCTACACCGACAAGAAAGTTGTGGTGGAGCGTTGGGCGAAAGAGCATTCGAGGAAATTCTAG
- the gabT gene encoding 4-aminobutyrate--2-oxoglutarate transaminase, translated as MSTIQLRTSIPGPKSKALSERRAKAVPRGLSHGTPIYVAKAEGAWLEDVDGNRYLDFAGGIGCLNVGHRQPAVVAAVKDQLDRFLHTCVQVTPYESYVRLAERMNEVTPGKFPKKTIFVNSGAEAVENAVKIARAYTKRPGIIAFEDAFHGRTMMTLALTSKTHPYKAGFAPFPSDVYRVPFAYCYRCSYNLKYPSCDLYCARHLEDTFKRVVANEEVAAVIAEPVLGEGGFIAPPPDYFQVLIELCHKYGILFIADEVQSGFGRTGALFASERYGIEPDLLVTAKSLGGGLPLAAVTGRAEIMDAPGPGGLGGTFAGNPLSCAAALAVLDLFEREDLLERANDLGDRFQRRAREWQSQWPMIGDVRGLGAMQAIELVQSEKTKAPAAEETKKIAQYCYEHGLITITAGSYSNVIRVLVPLVVTDEQMDEGLAVLEAAIASVLDRKGAAAQLV; from the coding sequence ATGTCCACTATTCAACTCCGTACTTCCATTCCGGGGCCGAAGTCCAAGGCTCTTTCCGAGCGGCGAGCAAAAGCTGTACCGCGCGGACTTTCTCACGGTACGCCGATCTACGTGGCCAAGGCCGAGGGCGCCTGGCTCGAAGACGTCGACGGCAACCGCTATCTGGATTTTGCCGGCGGCATCGGCTGTTTAAATGTAGGACATCGCCAGCCAGCAGTCGTCGCTGCCGTCAAGGATCAACTTGATCGCTTCCTGCATACCTGCGTGCAGGTGACGCCCTACGAGAGCTACGTGCGGCTCGCGGAGCGCATGAACGAGGTGACGCCGGGAAAGTTTCCGAAGAAAACGATTTTCGTGAACAGCGGCGCCGAGGCGGTCGAGAATGCGGTGAAGATTGCGCGGGCTTACACCAAGCGGCCCGGCATCATCGCCTTCGAAGACGCCTTTCATGGGCGCACCATGATGACGCTGGCGCTGACCAGCAAAACTCATCCCTATAAGGCAGGTTTCGCGCCGTTTCCGAGTGATGTTTACCGTGTGCCATTTGCCTATTGCTACCGCTGTTCTTACAACCTGAAGTATCCGTCGTGCGATCTTTACTGCGCGCGGCATCTGGAAGACACATTCAAGCGCGTAGTTGCGAATGAGGAAGTCGCGGCGGTGATCGCCGAGCCGGTGCTGGGAGAAGGCGGATTCATCGCGCCACCGCCGGACTATTTTCAGGTACTAATTGAACTCTGTCACAAGTACGGCATTCTTTTTATTGCCGACGAAGTCCAGTCAGGCTTCGGACGCACGGGCGCGCTTTTTGCCAGCGAGCGTTACGGCATCGAACCGGATCTTCTCGTGACCGCGAAATCTCTGGGCGGGGGATTGCCGTTGGCCGCGGTCACCGGACGCGCGGAAATCATGGATGCTCCCGGCCCCGGGGGGCTGGGCGGCACGTTCGCCGGCAATCCGCTCTCGTGCGCGGCCGCGCTGGCGGTGCTCGATTTGTTCGAGCGGGAGGATTTACTGGAGCGCGCGAACGACCTCGGCGATCGCTTCCAGAGGCGCGCCCGCGAATGGCAGAGCCAGTGGCCGATGATTGGCGACGTGCGCGGCCTGGGCGCAATGCAGGCGATCGAACTCGTGCAATCGGAAAAGACTAAAGCGCCAGCAGCCGAGGAGACAAAAAAGATCGCGCAGTACTGCTACGAGCATGGTCTGATCACAATCACCGCCGGCTCGTACTCCAACGTGATTCGGGTGCTGGTGCCGCTGGTGGTAACCGACGAACAAATGGACGAAGGGCTCGCCGTGCTCGAAGCCGCCATCGCGAGCGTGCTCGACCGCAAAGGCGCGGCTGCACAGTTGGTGTAA
- a CDS encoding aldehyde dehydrogenase family protein: MPSGVQTEVKTYQMFINGEWMSSKSAKTFPVYDPSTEEIIAQVPEAGADDVNRAVAAAKAAFEDGPWASTTAQERGRVLFRLADKVRQNLSALAELECRNTGKPIVEAEYDLADVATCFEYYGGLATKVVGSVNPVPDNAMSLTLKEPVGVCGQIIPWNYPMLMAAWKLAPALAAGCTCVLKPAEQTPLTALEFAKHFADCGLPPGVVNIVTGFGETCGAPLVQHPDVNKIAFTGSAAVGKIIVKQAADTVKRVTLELGGKSPNIFFADADFEAAIDGALFGVFINQGEVCSAGSRILVQKSIYKNFVEAMTEKAKKIKLGPPLERETKMGPLVSKEQYDRVNSYLEIGKKEAKLASGGGRPEKFAKGYYIQPTIFYDVTNSARIAREEIFGPVATVISFEDEKDAMKIANDSPYGLAAAVWTRDIFKAMRAVKALRTGIVWVNHMQPTYVEAPWGGYKQSGFGRELGPGGIEEYLETKQVHINLNEAPIGWY, from the coding sequence ATGCCCAGCGGAGTTCAGACCGAAGTGAAAACGTATCAGATGTTCATCAACGGGGAATGGATGTCGAGCAAGTCCGCGAAGACCTTCCCCGTTTACGATCCGTCGACCGAAGAGATCATTGCGCAAGTGCCGGAGGCTGGGGCTGACGATGTGAACCGCGCGGTCGCCGCAGCCAAGGCCGCTTTCGAAGACGGTCCGTGGGCTTCGACGACGGCCCAGGAGCGAGGGCGCGTTTTATTCCGGCTCGCCGACAAAGTGCGTCAGAATCTTTCAGCGCTTGCCGAGTTGGAGTGCCGAAACACGGGCAAGCCCATCGTCGAAGCTGAATACGATCTTGCCGATGTCGCAACCTGCTTCGAGTACTACGGTGGGCTCGCCACTAAAGTGGTCGGCTCGGTGAATCCCGTGCCCGACAACGCCATGAGCCTGACGCTCAAAGAGCCGGTTGGCGTCTGCGGACAAATTATTCCGTGGAATTATCCCATGCTAATGGCGGCGTGGAAGCTGGCGCCGGCATTGGCGGCTGGCTGTACGTGCGTACTGAAGCCGGCGGAGCAGACTCCACTGACTGCTCTGGAATTCGCAAAACACTTCGCGGACTGCGGGCTGCCGCCGGGCGTGGTCAATATTGTTACGGGATTTGGTGAGACTTGCGGCGCGCCGCTGGTTCAGCATCCCGACGTCAATAAGATCGCATTCACTGGCAGCGCGGCTGTGGGAAAAATTATTGTGAAGCAGGCTGCGGATACTGTGAAGCGCGTAACTCTGGAACTTGGCGGCAAGTCGCCGAACATATTTTTTGCCGATGCCGATTTTGAAGCTGCGATCGACGGCGCGCTTTTCGGTGTCTTTATCAATCAAGGAGAAGTTTGCTCGGCGGGCAGCCGAATCCTTGTGCAGAAATCCATTTACAAGAATTTCGTCGAAGCCATGACCGAGAAGGCGAAGAAGATCAAGCTTGGTCCGCCGCTGGAGCGCGAAACCAAGATGGGGCCGCTGGTCAGCAAAGAGCAATACGACCGCGTGAATTCCTATCTCGAAATCGGCAAGAAAGAAGCCAAGCTTGCCTCGGGCGGCGGACGCCCCGAAAAGTTTGCCAAAGGCTACTACATACAGCCGACGATTTTCTACGATGTAACCAACAGTGCCCGCATCGCCCGCGAGGAAATCTTTGGTCCGGTCGCGACCGTGATTTCGTTCGAAGACGAAAAGGACGCGATGAAAATTGCCAACGATTCTCCCTATGGCCTCGCTGCCGCGGTCTGGACGCGCGATATTTTCAAGGCCATGCGCGCCGTGAAAGCGCTGCGTACGGGGATTGTATGGGTCAACCACATGCAGCCCACCTACGTGGAAGCGCCGTGGGGCGGCTACAAACAATCCGGGTTCGGCCGCGAGTTAGGCCCTGGCGGGATCGAAGAGTATCTCGAGACCAAACAGGTACATATTAATTTGAACGAAGCGCCGATTGGCTGGTACTGA
- a CDS encoding APC family permease, whose product MSTTAQSADAPNLIRALGRRDLVLLFVVAVFNLNVVPSIAANGGVTIWLWIISLLLFFWPQGIAVIELAHRYPGEGGVYLWAKEVFGDFHGFLSGWCYWTNNMLYVPTVMLYFVGVSVYALGPGHLGLADNRIFACVASLSLLGVLTWLNILGLGVGKWINNFGAIGTFIAAAVLIGLGVIVWSRFGTTITAADFKIPADPRFVLNSFGVICFGLVGLELASVMGDEIQDPRRTLPGAVAWGGLLSGALYVGATLTLLIAVGKNVNVLQGIVQAVSHMAGDIGLGWITVPFALMLSLSIAGIGSAWMGGCARIPFVAGLDSYMPSWLGRVHPRYATPYAALIVQVIVSALLVLGNFYGWWIWNHLAGLFGLSRGLYLSPAGAGEVFQKLLSLAVVLQLVPFVYMFGALVRFAFTESRPKGQYSRITLFLAGTSGLLTTILGIALVFFPAQQITSLWPYEIWMVGGTLFFVGLAAFFFFVYGRRRGSKIIIAPAPAVVSEAHQ is encoded by the coding sequence TTGTCCACCACCGCCCAATCCGCCGATGCTCCAAACCTGATCCGCGCCCTCGGGCGGCGCGATCTCGTGCTGCTCTTCGTGGTTGCGGTATTCAATCTGAATGTGGTTCCTTCGATCGCCGCTAACGGTGGCGTCACCATCTGGCTGTGGATCATCTCGCTGCTTCTTTTCTTCTGGCCGCAGGGGATCGCGGTCATTGAACTCGCCCATCGCTATCCCGGCGAAGGCGGCGTGTATCTGTGGGCCAAGGAAGTATTCGGCGATTTTCATGGATTCCTCTCCGGCTGGTGCTACTGGACCAACAACATGCTCTACGTGCCGACGGTCATGCTTTATTTTGTCGGCGTGTCGGTGTACGCGCTTGGCCCGGGTCACTTGGGATTGGCCGACAATCGAATATTTGCCTGCGTTGCCTCTCTATCGCTGCTCGGGGTGCTGACCTGGCTCAACATTCTCGGCCTCGGTGTCGGCAAGTGGATCAACAACTTTGGCGCCATCGGAACGTTCATCGCAGCCGCGGTGCTGATTGGTCTGGGCGTAATCGTCTGGTCGCGCTTCGGCACCACGATTACGGCTGCTGACTTTAAGATTCCCGCCGATCCTCGCTTCGTCCTGAATTCTTTCGGCGTCATCTGCTTCGGTCTGGTCGGTCTCGAACTCGCCTCAGTTATGGGCGATGAGATTCAGGATCCGCGCCGCACGCTACCCGGAGCTGTCGCCTGGGGCGGCTTGCTCTCCGGAGCGCTCTATGTGGGAGCGACTCTGACCCTGCTGATTGCCGTCGGCAAAAACGTCAACGTGCTTCAGGGCATCGTGCAAGCGGTCAGCCATATGGCCGGCGACATTGGCTTGGGATGGATCACAGTCCCCTTTGCTCTTATGCTCAGCCTCTCCATCGCCGGCATTGGCTCCGCGTGGATGGGTGGCTGCGCGCGCATCCCGTTCGTCGCCGGACTTGATTCCTACATGCCCTCCTGGCTGGGCCGGGTACATCCGCGCTATGCCACGCCCTATGCAGCGCTGATCGTGCAGGTAATCGTGTCGGCCCTTCTCGTGTTGGGAAATTTCTATGGCTGGTGGATTTGGAACCATCTCGCCGGATTGTTCGGCTTGTCTCGCGGTTTATATTTGAGTCCGGCAGGCGCGGGCGAAGTATTTCAAAAGCTTCTTTCGCTCGCCGTCGTTCTGCAATTGGTGCCGTTCGTGTATATGTTCGGTGCGCTGGTGCGATTTGCGTTTACGGAATCGCGACCGAAAGGCCAGTACAGCCGGATCACATTGTTTCTCGCCGGTACGAGTGGATTGCTAACCACCATTCTCGGCATTGCCTTGGTATTTTTCCCCGCCCAGCAGATTACTTCGTTGTGGCCCTACGAGATTTGGATGGTCGGGGGAACTCTGTTTTTTGTCGGCTTGGCCGCGTTTTTCTTTTTTGTCTATGGCCGGCGCAGGGGATCGAAAATCATCATAGCGCCCGCCCCGGCGGTGGTGAGCGAAGCTCACCAGTAA
- a CDS encoding glutamate-1-semialdehyde 2,1-aminomutase, with the protein MYPDLQKELATFERRTPKSAEAHKKNLKRIPLGVASNYRAYDPWPIFVKEASGSKFRDLDGNEYIDHNLTFGALMAGHCHPAVMKAVEKRLTTGTMFGMPHDMEWELAEEICNRFPVEMCRFGNSGTEATMHAIRLARAATGRDKIVKFEGAYHGLHDSALVSVKPHAPDYGDIHNPTQVSGGLGVPKSALANVLIATFNDLATVERRFKENPGEIAAIILEPILMNVGLCIPRPGFLKGLREICDKNSALLIFDEVKTGAKLGWGGASEYFGVRPDMICLAKSIGGGLPLAAFGASKSVMDLISQHKVFHGGTYNTNPVSMAAGLATFREVLTRENYAKVDKLGKKLADGYRATIAKVGLQAYIAQAGANGALMLYPKEIVNYRDWEAIDIDLWRHYWFGMVNRGVMAQPYWWDEQWTISVQHTEADIDKHLAAFDDIAGSLAKAQQERAAPVAVAH; encoded by the coding sequence ATGTATCCCGATCTACAGAAAGAACTCGCCACCTTCGAGCGGCGAACGCCCAAGTCCGCCGAAGCCCACAAAAAGAATCTCAAACGAATTCCACTGGGCGTCGCCAGCAACTATCGCGCATATGATCCCTGGCCGATTTTTGTGAAAGAGGCCAGCGGCAGCAAGTTCCGCGATCTTGACGGCAACGAATATATCGATCACAACCTGACCTTTGGCGCGCTCATGGCTGGACATTGCCATCCTGCGGTGATGAAGGCGGTGGAGAAGCGCCTGACCACCGGCACCATGTTCGGCATGCCGCACGATATGGAGTGGGAACTGGCGGAAGAGATCTGCAACCGGTTTCCGGTCGAAATGTGTCGCTTCGGCAATAGTGGGACCGAAGCCACCATGCACGCGATTCGGCTGGCCCGCGCAGCCACGGGCCGCGACAAGATTGTGAAATTTGAAGGCGCCTATCATGGCCTGCACGACAGCGCGCTGGTCAGCGTGAAGCCCCATGCTCCCGACTACGGCGACATCCACAATCCTACGCAAGTTTCCGGTGGTCTTGGCGTTCCAAAGTCGGCGCTCGCCAACGTGCTCATCGCAACCTTTAACGATCTGGCAACTGTCGAGCGGAGGTTCAAGGAGAATCCGGGCGAGATTGCGGCGATCATTCTCGAGCCCATTCTGATGAATGTCGGCCTGTGCATTCCGCGGCCCGGCTTTCTGAAAGGCCTGCGCGAGATTTGCGACAAAAACAGCGCGCTGCTGATTTTCGACGAAGTGAAGACCGGCGCGAAACTGGGCTGGGGCGGCGCGAGCGAATATTTCGGCGTTCGTCCTGACATGATCTGTCTGGCGAAATCGATCGGCGGCGGCTTGCCCCTGGCCGCATTCGGCGCGAGCAAGTCGGTGATGGACCTGATCTCGCAGCACAAAGTTTTTCACGGCGGCACCTACAACACAAACCCGGTATCGATGGCCGCGGGCTTGGCAACGTTTCGCGAAGTGCTGACTCGCGAGAACTACGCCAAGGTCGACAAACTCGGCAAGAAACTGGCGGATGGCTATCGCGCAACGATCGCGAAAGTAGGATTGCAGGCCTACATCGCGCAAGCTGGAGCGAATGGCGCGCTTATGCTGTATCCGAAGGAGATTGTGAATTATCGCGACTGGGAAGCGATCGACATCGACCTGTGGCGTCACTATTGGTTCGGCATGGTCAATCGCGGCGTCATGGCGCAGCCTTACTGGTGGGACGAGCAATGGACGATTTCGGTGCAGCACACTGAGGCGGACATCGACAAGCATCTGGCGGCGTTCGATGACATTGCGGGTTCGCTGGCGAAGGCGCAGCAGGAGCGCGCTGCGCCGGTCGCGGTCGCGCATTAA